The proteins below are encoded in one region of Juglans microcarpa x Juglans regia isolate MS1-56 chromosome 4D, Jm3101_v1.0, whole genome shotgun sequence:
- the LOC121259850 gene encoding transcription repressor OFP12-like: protein MPISTLGRNINLCFMKIKWPPSPQSPSSQTPDHDHHHDHTLIPTTTSTSTLMIRNFNSLYDHTSDSSSPLSATASSSSYVEPDPDDDTTATAADFASAFASHRFFFSSPGRSNSIVESTIDESNLPPIIAAAQKPEKVFNNGVPVPKYSPDPYADFRRSMQEMVEARELVDVKSNWEFLHELLLCYLALNPKNTHKFIVGAFADLLVSLMSQQPSEGYRRTDPNLARCYEEV from the coding sequence ATGCCAATTAGCACACTAGGAAGAAACATCAACCTCTGTTTCATGAAGATCAAATGGCCTCCCTCACCCCAATCCCCTTCATCACAAACCccagatcatgatcatcatcatgaccATACATTAATacccaccaccacctccacatCAACCCTCATGATTAGAAACTTTAACTCCCTCTATGACCACACCTCTGACTCCTCCTCCCCCCTCTCCGCCACTGCCTCATCCTCCTCCTATGTCGAGCCCGACCCAGATGATGACACAACCGCCACCGCCGCAGACTTCGCCTCCGCCTTTGCCTCCCAccgcttcttcttctcctcaccTGGCCGCTCCAACTCCATTGTCGAATCCACCATTGATGAGTCGAACTTACCACCCATTATTGCAGCAGCACAAAAGCCAGAGAAGGTGTTCAACAACGGTGTGCCGGTCCCCAAGTACTCACCAGACCCCTACGCCGACTTCAGACGCTCCATGCAGGAGATGGTAGAGGCGCGTGAGCTCGTGGACGTGAAATCCAACTGGGAATTCTTGCATGAGCTTCTTTTATGCTATCTTGCGCTCAATCCTAAGAACACCCACAAGTTCATTGTGGGAGCTTTTGCGGATCTACTCGTCAGCCTCATGTCGCAGCAACCGTCCGAGGGTTATAGGCGCACAGATCCTAACCTTGCTCGTTGCTATGAAGAAGTGTGA